The following proteins are encoded in a genomic region of Variovorax paradoxus:
- a CDS encoding Lrp/AsnC family transcriptional regulator, with protein sequence MKTLRKTAANEEGSFDKTDMAILRVLLLDSRKTLQDIGHEVGLSPTSCWTRIKKLEAHGVIKRYTIDVDPAKLGYHDSVIVQVTLESHTDETLYDFGRVLATIPEIQEAYLVSGDYDYYIRIAVRDTRDYERLLREKLYKIPGIRHSKSHFVLRVLKETSVPVI encoded by the coding sequence ATGAAAACTCTTCGGAAAACAGCAGCCAATGAAGAAGGATCTTTCGACAAGACCGACATGGCCATCCTCCGCGTGCTGCTGCTCGACTCGCGCAAGACGCTGCAAGACATCGGCCACGAGGTGGGCCTGTCGCCCACCAGCTGCTGGACGCGCATCAAGAAGCTGGAAGCCCATGGCGTGATCAAGCGCTACACCATCGACGTCGATCCGGCCAAGCTCGGCTATCACGACTCGGTCATCGTCCAGGTCACGCTCGAGAGCCACACCGACGAAACCCTGTACGACTTCGGCCGCGTGCTTGCGACCATTCCGGAGATCCAGGAGGCGTACCTGGTGTCGGGCGACTACGACTACTACATCCGCATCGCGGTGCGCGACACGCGCGACTACGAGCGGCTGCTGCGCGAAAAGCTCTACAAGATTCCGGGCATCCGGCACAGCAAATCGCACTTCGTGCTGCGCGTGCTGAAGGAAACGAGCGTGCCCGTCATTTGA